One part of the Acinetobacter sp. XS-4 genome encodes these proteins:
- a CDS encoding alpha/beta hydrolase has translation MMKFLNTILMSAVITTSGAAVAADKKDNPFGLVYGGAITKNLKGQVNIHPVTYKLNGLDIVANVYTPANYDANKKYPAVVVAHPNGGVKEQVAGLYAQRLAEQGYITITADAAYQGGSGGQPRSVDKPANRIEDVHGMADFITQYAGVDSDRLGLLGICGGGGYSLAAAETDKRFKAVATLSMFNSGRVRRNGFADSQLDTIQQRLKQASDARAQEAAGGAVLYAGDADMTDEQIAKLPFEMYRQGYEYYWRTHAHPNSTFKYTMSSLLDLMRWDATDQIELINQPLLMIAGSQADSLYMTEDAFAKATGTKDKVLFKIPNATHIETYWKPEYVKQAMGQLTAFYSKKLK, from the coding sequence ATGATGAAATTTTTAAATACCATTTTAATGTCGGCAGTAATTACGACTTCTGGTGCTGCTGTTGCAGCAGATAAAAAAGATAACCCTTTTGGCCTAGTGTATGGCGGTGCAATTACTAAAAATCTTAAAGGGCAAGTCAATATTCATCCTGTCACCTATAAGCTGAATGGTTTGGATATTGTCGCCAATGTTTATACCCCAGCTAATTATGATGCCAATAAGAAATATCCCGCAGTGGTAGTGGCGCACCCAAATGGTGGAGTAAAAGAACAAGTTGCCGGATTATATGCACAGCGCCTCGCTGAACAAGGTTATATCACCATTACGGCAGATGCTGCTTATCAAGGTGGAAGTGGTGGCCAACCGAGGAGTGTAGATAAACCTGCAAATCGTATTGAAGATGTTCATGGCATGGCCGATTTCATTACCCAATATGCAGGTGTAGATAGCGACCGTTTAGGTTTACTCGGAATCTGTGGTGGAGGTGGCTACTCATTGGCAGCAGCGGAAACGGACAAACGCTTTAAAGCTGTAGCGACATTAAGCATGTTTAACTCAGGACGAGTTCGCCGTAATGGTTTTGCAGATTCTCAGTTAGACACGATTCAGCAGCGTTTAAAGCAAGCCTCTGATGCTCGTGCTCAGGAAGCAGCTGGAGGTGCGGTTCTCTATGCAGGTGATGCCGATATGACGGATGAACAGATTGCTAAATTGCCATTTGAGATGTATCGCCAAGGTTATGAATATTATTGGAGAACACATGCTCATCCAAATTCAACTTTTAAATATACCATGAGCAGTTTACTTGACCTGATGCGTTGGGATGCAACCGATCAAATTGAGTTGATTAATCAGCCTTTATTAATGATCGCAGGTAGTCAGGCAGATAGCCTTTATATGACTGAAGATGCCTTTGCTAAAGCTACAGGTACAAAAGATAAAGTCTTATTCAAAATTCCAAATGCGACGCATATCGAAACGTATTGGAAGCCTGAATATGTCAAACAGGCAATGGGTCAGTTGACCGCTTTCTATAGCAAAAAATTGAAATAG
- a CDS encoding multidrug effflux MFS transporter, whose product MPTSSAPISYSKNTIQTSSWFFMVILGALMAFTSLSTDIYLPAMPQMAHELNGNVELTVTGFLGGFALAQLIWGPMSDRIGRKIPLFIGMILFVIGSIGCALSQSIEQIVFWRVFQAFGACTGPMLARAMIRDLYARTQAAQMLSTLTIIMAIAPIAGPLLGGQIIKFSTWHSIFWLLAMIGGVMFFALFFLPETHVVEKRTTSSVMNTFRNYRQLLSNGQFMRYTLCVTFFYVAAFTFIVGSPFVYISFYGVDAQHYGWLFALNIIGVMGLSFVNRNLVKRFSLDQLLKFTTAIAMLALLILCLLFYAQIGGIYSIIAMVFVFFSMNGMIAANSTAAALDGVPEMAGSASALIGSLQYGSGIISSLLLAWLSMDTPTTMIVIMTFFTILSAVMVCLPMKNGIS is encoded by the coding sequence ATGCCAACATCATCTGCCCCCATCTCATATTCTAAAAATACCATACAGACCTCAAGCTGGTTCTTTATGGTGATTTTAGGTGCATTAATGGCATTTACGTCACTTTCTACAGATATATACTTACCAGCCATGCCACAAATGGCACATGAATTAAATGGGAATGTTGAGCTGACAGTTACAGGGTTTCTGGGTGGCTTTGCATTGGCGCAGTTAATATGGGGCCCAATGAGCGACCGTATTGGACGGAAAATTCCTTTATTTATTGGCATGATTCTTTTTGTAATTGGTTCAATTGGGTGTGCATTATCACAATCGATTGAACAGATCGTATTTTGGCGAGTTTTTCAGGCTTTTGGTGCGTGTACAGGTCCAATGCTTGCTCGTGCGATGATTCGAGATCTGTATGCTCGAACCCAAGCTGCTCAAATGCTCTCTACACTTACCATTATTATGGCAATCGCTCCGATTGCTGGGCCACTACTGGGTGGGCAAATCATCAAGTTTAGTACTTGGCATAGTATTTTCTGGTTATTAGCAATGATTGGCGGAGTAATGTTTTTTGCCTTATTCTTTTTACCCGAAACTCATGTAGTAGAAAAGCGAACTACATCCTCAGTGATGAATACGTTTAGGAATTACCGACAGTTACTCAGTAATGGGCAGTTCATGCGTTATACATTATGTGTGACTTTTTTCTATGTTGCTGCTTTTACTTTTATTGTTGGCTCACCCTTTGTGTATATTTCTTTTTATGGCGTAGATGCACAACATTATGGTTGGTTATTTGCACTCAATATCATCGGCGTAATGGGGCTTAGTTTTGTAAATCGAAACTTGGTCAAACGATTTAGCCTCGATCAATTACTCAAATTTACTACTGCAATTGCCATGTTGGCGCTATTAATCCTTTGCCTTTTGTTCTATGCCCAGATAGGGGGAATCTATAGCATTATTGCAATGGTTTTTGTCTTTTTTTCTATGAATGGCATGATTGCTGCCAACTCAACCGCGGCAGCCCTAGATGGCGTACCTGAAATGGCTGGTTCAGCATCGGCGCTGATTGGTTCATTGCAATATGGAAGTGGGATCATTTCTTCATTATTACTTGCATGGCTATCTATGGATACACCTACGACCATGATTGTGATTATGACGTTTTTTACAATACTTAGTGCAGTCATGGTTTGTCTTCCGATGAAAAATGGAATTAGCTAG
- a CDS encoding alpha/beta hydrolase-fold protein: MFAATVPSGQLSGSFSEAAGSNRSYFVTLPKNYTPLKKYKLVLVFAGTDTTGKEMRDWFGSGWNASVPGLEKNMQDTIFIYPDQKWRWGSDRGWALGPNGADFVGNHDIKFTEELLALAKRNYSIDSTKVFVTGHSWGGDMAAVVGCFLGDQFKAIAPVAANRPYWFYNSNNTAIKCKGKPAVWTVFGLADDYFGDDSPNGLFGKEQNKFWINSYGCNTSATKKLSNETIEYTQCKTAPVRLTLYRSGQYSGGGDLTGHYPPDYFLKNVSTWFSSF; the protein is encoded by the coding sequence GTGTTTGCAGCTACTGTTCCAAGTGGGCAGTTGAGTGGTTCTTTTTCTGAGGCAGCAGGGAGTAACAGAAGTTATTTTGTTACCTTACCTAAAAATTATACTCCTCTAAAAAAATACAAACTTGTATTAGTTTTTGCTGGAACAGATACTACCGGTAAAGAAATGAGGGATTGGTTTGGTTCAGGATGGAATGCTTCTGTACCTGGTCTAGAAAAGAATATGCAAGATACGATCTTTATTTACCCAGATCAGAAATGGCGCTGGGGTTCAGATCGAGGATGGGCATTAGGACCTAATGGTGCTGACTTTGTTGGCAATCATGATATTAAGTTCACAGAGGAGTTGTTAGCTTTAGCAAAACGTAACTATTCTATTGATTCTACAAAAGTATTTGTAACAGGGCATTCTTGGGGCGGTGATATGGCTGCTGTAGTAGGGTGTTTTTTGGGTGATCAATTTAAAGCAATTGCACCTGTAGCCGCAAATCGTCCTTATTGGTTTTATAATAGTAATAACACTGCAATCAAATGCAAAGGTAAACCTGCTGTCTGGACTGTATTTGGTTTGGCCGATGATTATTTTGGGGATGATAGTCCTAATGGATTATTTGGGAAAGAGCAAAATAAGTTTTGGATAAACAGTTATGGATGTAATACCTCGGCAACTAAAAAACTATCGAATGAAACGATTGAATATACACAATGTAAGACTGCACCAGTAAGACTGACTCTTTATCGCTCAGGTCAGTATTCTGGAGGTGGGGATTTAACAGGACATTATCCACCTGATTATTTCTTAAAAAATGTTTCTACATGGTTCTCTAGTTTTTAA
- a CDS encoding AraC family transcriptional regulator, with translation MMRDEKTKNTIPGAYIALIADVASRWEISKEDLLQGTGIQQEKLLEPLWHVDFNAAIQTLHRALTLTKEPSLAFGFYLGMQMTVTCHGLIGFAALAAKNVHDALKIAQEFISLQSTIHKITLEIDNEYAYLNFNHNQSYLYIDVVHVALLLGFVQMGKAVSGHSLTGYADVEFERPEYFEDFEKLLPGKVNYKQPYTRLVFQKEILEIPLLTSDPITERLMREQCKAQLRNFLKKSDFTSLVQDLVYDEVMGISTITEVCKKLDISERTLQRKLLDEQTNFRDIVENVRCNKALGFLKNRSLSLNYIADHLGYTDVTNFSRAFKRWTGRTPRRYES, from the coding sequence ATGATGCGTGATGAGAAAACCAAAAATACAATACCTGGTGCTTATATAGCGCTCATTGCAGACGTTGCTTCAAGATGGGAAATATCAAAAGAAGATTTATTGCAAGGGACAGGAATTCAACAAGAAAAACTATTAGAACCTCTCTGGCATGTCGACTTTAATGCTGCTATTCAGACTCTACATAGAGCATTAACGCTTACAAAAGAACCGTCTTTAGCTTTCGGTTTCTATCTTGGCATGCAAATGACTGTAACTTGTCATGGGCTTATTGGGTTTGCAGCTCTAGCTGCGAAGAACGTACACGATGCATTAAAAATTGCACAAGAATTTATTTCGCTTCAGTCGACAATTCATAAAATCACCCTCGAAATTGACAACGAATATGCATATTTAAACTTTAACCATAATCAATCCTATCTTTATATTGATGTTGTTCACGTTGCTCTTTTGCTCGGCTTCGTTCAAATGGGGAAAGCTGTTTCTGGACATTCATTAACAGGATATGCTGATGTTGAATTTGAAAGACCTGAATATTTTGAAGACTTTGAAAAACTATTACCTGGTAAAGTAAATTATAAACAACCATATACGCGATTAGTTTTTCAAAAAGAAATTCTTGAAATCCCCCTACTTACCTCAGATCCAATTACAGAAAGATTAATGAGAGAGCAATGTAAGGCTCAATTACGTAATTTTTTAAAAAAATCAGACTTTACCAGTCTAGTACAAGACTTGGTTTATGATGAAGTTATGGGTATTAGTACAATTACCGAAGTTTGTAAAAAACTTGATATTTCAGAACGAACTTTGCAACGTAAACTACTAGATGAACAAACTAACTTTAGAGATATCGTTGAAAATGTTCGGTGTAACAAAGCACTTGGTTTTTTAAAAAATCGAAGTCTAAGCTTAAACTATATCGCTGATCATTTAGGCTATACAGACGTAACTAATTTTTCTCGTGCATTTAAACGCTGGACGGGTAGGACTCCAAGACGTTATGAAAGTTAG
- a CDS encoding DUF4344 domain-containing metallopeptidase — protein sequence MKNNILKYSKVLGIFSVALITISSLTGCNDSSDSKSESIKPEPTNTSKGKFIPIYEPATNAENRVEENLWRSRKLLEGYTEEMNDFVNIPNDIKVVAKECKEANAFYDSDKNTIELCYELGVEERKMFTEEGDSGVNLENELYQSAVGTLFHEAGHALIAELDLKITGREEDVADQLAAYILTYNDEDKDYLITVADTYGLAAQRATSLDDLPFYDSHSLDAQRATNFLCYVYGSDMKGFQNLIDDGVLNKERAVDCEHEYQQIVDAWDFLLGPYFKNQSKNNIS from the coding sequence ATGAAAAATAATATTCTAAAATATTCTAAAGTATTAGGAATATTTTCCGTAGCACTAATTACGATATCCAGTCTAACTGGATGTAATGATAGCTCAGACTCTAAATCTGAAAGTATTAAGCCAGAACCTACAAATACCTCAAAAGGAAAATTTATCCCAATTTATGAGCCAGCAACTAATGCAGAAAATAGGGTTGAGGAAAATTTGTGGCGTAGCCGAAAGTTGTTAGAAGGTTATACTGAAGAAATGAATGATTTTGTCAATATTCCTAATGATATCAAAGTAGTTGCAAAAGAATGTAAAGAGGCTAATGCATTCTACGATAGTGATAAAAACACAATTGAACTTTGTTATGAATTGGGAGTAGAAGAGAGAAAAATGTTCACGGAGGAAGGTGATTCTGGTGTAAATCTCGAAAATGAGCTATATCAAAGCGCTGTGGGGACGTTATTTCATGAGGCTGGACACGCACTTATTGCAGAACTTGATTTAAAAATAACTGGTAGAGAAGAGGACGTAGCTGATCAATTGGCAGCATACATCCTAACATATAATGATGAAGATAAAGATTATCTGATTACAGTTGCAGATACGTATGGCCTTGCTGCACAAAGAGCTACATCATTGGATGATTTGCCATTTTATGATTCGCACTCATTAGATGCACAGAGAGCTACAAATTTTCTATGTTATGTTTATGGGTCTGATATGAAAGGCTTCCAAAATCTTATAGATGATGGCGTGCTGAACAAAGAACGTGCTGTGGATTGTGAGCATGAATATCAACAAATAGTTGATGCTTGGGATTTTTTACTAGGCCCTTATTTCAAGAATCAATCTAAAAACAATATTTCTTAA
- a CDS encoding alpha/beta fold hydrolase: MINTNSMFGKVLLSICIAASISACSINPQQSNILKIAQQGNFAAGGKVIQTAGQFDDKQLFTPQGQTLHGDHASVFYQIPENARPHPLVFLHGAGQSAKTWGTTPDGREGFQTIFLRQNFPIYVVDQPRRGQAGQSTVAAEIPVTTNDQAWFNMFRIGQYPNFFNGVQFSKNPEALNQYFRQMTPNTGAYDEQVISDAMVEVLKKSGDAVLITHSQGGGPGWWTAIKSSQVKGIVAYEPGSGFVFPENELPESMLSATGTLAPTPVKMAQFEKLTKMPIIIYYGDNIPTEKNGYAGQQNAGQDNWRVRLKMAQLWVDKINQHGGQAQLVHLPEIGIYGNTHFPFSDLNNGQIAQLLSQWLKQNKLD, translated from the coding sequence ATGATAAATACCAACTCGATGTTCGGCAAAGTGCTGCTCTCAATCTGTATTGCGGCTTCAATTTCAGCCTGCTCAATCAACCCTCAGCAATCAAATATTTTAAAGATTGCCCAACAAGGTAATTTTGCAGCGGGTGGGAAAGTGATTCAAACTGCGGGTCAATTTGATGATAAACAATTGTTTACCCCCCAAGGTCAAACTTTGCATGGCGACCATGCTTCTGTATTTTATCAAATTCCTGAAAATGCCCGTCCTCATCCACTGGTTTTTTTACATGGTGCAGGCCAATCGGCAAAAACATGGGGAACAACACCTGATGGCCGAGAGGGGTTTCAAACAATTTTTCTACGTCAGAATTTCCCGATTTATGTAGTGGATCAGCCACGTCGTGGACAAGCAGGCCAATCGACTGTAGCCGCGGAAATACCTGTAACGACTAACGACCAAGCTTGGTTTAATATGTTCCGTATCGGGCAATATCCTAATTTTTTTAATGGCGTACAGTTTTCAAAAAATCCAGAAGCTTTAAATCAATATTTCCGTCAAATGACGCCAAATACTGGAGCTTATGATGAACAGGTAATTAGCGATGCAATGGTTGAGGTTTTGAAGAAATCGGGAGATGCTGTACTCATCACCCATTCACAAGGGGGTGGGCCAGGTTGGTGGACAGCAATCAAATCTAGTCAGGTCAAAGGCATTGTGGCGTATGAACCGGGAAGTGGTTTTGTTTTCCCTGAAAATGAACTGCCTGAGTCGATGTTGAGTGCTACAGGAACATTGGCTCCGACCCCTGTAAAAATGGCACAGTTCGAGAAGCTGACCAAAATGCCAATCATTATTTATTATGGCGACAACATTCCCACTGAAAAAAATGGCTATGCAGGCCAGCAAAATGCAGGGCAAGACAATTGGCGTGTGCGTTTAAAAATGGCACAGCTTTGGGTTGATAAGATTAATCAACATGGTGGACAGGCTCAATTAGTCCATTTGCCAGAAATTGGTATTTATGGAAATACTCATTTTCCTTTTTCTGATCTAAACAACGGACAAATTGCACAACTGCTTTCACAATGGCTTAAGCAAAATAAACTGGACTGA
- a CDS encoding metal-dependent hydrolase, whose product MEMVKTQSGRKPLGAQVNIPPRRMDFDFSKAPRNGYANDEYMTTFWAAFSALFPKGESFFVEAVRPYRNQIHDEILKAQIAGFIGQEAMHSKEHISFNKFFAKQGYPMDKLDHDVGKLLSLIQKYAPSRFQLAITVCLEHYTAIIAEYCLKADDMHRMADPEILKIWLWHALEENEHKTVAFDVYETVGGSYTERALVMFPTTIILAFMFLWFHSRLLAHDKRLFSFKKNWAGTKHFWGRGGMFQGIVPQLLDFLKPDFHPKQHDTDELLDLWREKLFGEKGILNEQLNSVQNKKLVF is encoded by the coding sequence ATGGAAATGGTAAAAACTCAAAGTGGTAGAAAGCCACTTGGTGCACAAGTCAATATCCCACCTCGCCGTATGGATTTTGATTTTTCCAAGGCACCACGCAATGGCTATGCAAATGATGAATATATGACAACATTTTGGGCTGCTTTCTCGGCACTATTTCCTAAAGGCGAATCATTCTTTGTAGAGGCTGTTCGGCCATATCGAAATCAGATTCATGATGAAATTCTTAAAGCTCAAATTGCAGGCTTTATCGGCCAAGAAGCAATGCATAGTAAAGAACATATTTCATTTAATAAGTTTTTTGCAAAACAAGGTTATCCAATGGATAAATTGGACCATGATGTCGGGAAACTTTTAAGTCTTATTCAAAAATATGCCCCATCTCGATTTCAACTGGCAATAACCGTATGTTTAGAACATTACACGGCAATTATTGCTGAATATTGCTTGAAAGCTGATGATATGCATCGTATGGCCGATCCAGAAATTCTAAAGATTTGGCTTTGGCATGCACTTGAAGAAAATGAACACAAGACAGTCGCTTTTGATGTCTATGAGACGGTTGGTGGATCTTACACAGAACGGGCCTTGGTTATGTTTCCAACAACAATAATTTTAGCATTTATGTTCCTTTGGTTTCATAGTCGTTTATTGGCTCATGATAAGCGCTTATTCAGCTTTAAAAAGAATTGGGCCGGAACTAAACATTTTTGGGGACGTGGAGGCATGTTTCAGGGAATAGTTCCTCAGTTACTGGACTTTTTAAAACCTGATTTTCACCCAAAACAACATGACACCGATGAATTATTAGATTTATGGAGAGAGAAGCTTTTTGGAGAAAAGGGCATTTTAAATGAGCAACTTAATTCGGTTCAAAATAAAAAATTAGTATTTTAA
- a CDS encoding carboxymuconolactone decarboxylase family protein, whose protein sequence is MMKNQVNALLVMSSLSGGVWAEDKIEQQITRVEQLAIQSAQDNNFSGKAEFSRFPVMPSTGNVAPAIVRFETGAITHWHTHPHGQYLIVTEGEGRTQEWGKPIQIIHQGDVIWCPPNVKHWHGASEHSPMSHIAMSPVATDGKSVTWLEKVNLPDAQPTSESSKIRKSVVLNQKQLSLIPIAAFTARGDIKKLKPALVSGLNSGLTVNEIKEVFAHQYAYAGFPRALNGMLTFKSLLEEREKKGIKDTQGAMPSTLPSNTDYYQLGIERLAYLNKTSIEDNSKPLFDNFSPTMDQALKAHLFGYLFSRDNLPPLERELVVVSTLSALGDVNAQLRSHLRITQNLGVDATQMQKIMTTLQQAVGNDLANNAQSVVQQLK, encoded by the coding sequence ATGATGAAAAATCAGGTAAATGCCTTACTTGTAATGAGTTCTCTCTCTGGAGGGGTTTGGGCTGAAGACAAGATAGAGCAACAGATTACTCGAGTAGAGCAGCTTGCTATTCAATCTGCCCAAGACAACAACTTTTCAGGTAAAGCCGAATTTTCACGTTTTCCTGTCATGCCTTCAACAGGTAATGTTGCGCCTGCCATTGTTCGTTTTGAAACAGGGGCTATCACGCACTGGCATACCCATCCTCACGGTCAATATTTAATTGTGACTGAGGGCGAAGGGCGGACACAAGAATGGGGGAAGCCTATTCAAATCATTCATCAGGGAGATGTGATCTGGTGCCCACCTAATGTTAAACATTGGCATGGAGCAAGTGAACATAGCCCAATGTCGCACATCGCCATGAGTCCAGTTGCTACAGATGGCAAAAGTGTTACATGGTTAGAAAAAGTAAATTTACCTGATGCTCAACCAACATCAGAATCTTCCAAAATTCGTAAATCAGTGGTGTTAAATCAAAAGCAATTAAGTTTGATTCCAATTGCTGCATTTACTGCAAGAGGAGATATTAAAAAACTTAAGCCCGCATTAGTCAGTGGGTTGAATAGCGGTTTAACGGTCAATGAAATTAAAGAAGTATTTGCACATCAATATGCTTATGCAGGCTTTCCGCGTGCATTAAATGGGATGCTAACTTTTAAAAGCCTACTTGAAGAGCGTGAGAAAAAGGGTATTAAAGATACGCAGGGCGCAATGCCAAGCACTTTACCAAGTAATACCGATTATTATCAGCTTGGTATAGAACGACTAGCTTATCTGAATAAAACCTCTATCGAAGATAATTCAAAACCATTGTTCGATAATTTTTCACCTACGATGGATCAGGCTTTGAAAGCCCATTTATTTGGTTATCTGTTTAGCCGAGATAACTTGCCTCCTTTAGAGCGTGAATTAGTTGTTGTGAGTACGCTATCTGCATTAGGAGATGTAAATGCGCAATTACGTTCGCATTTAAGAATTACTCAAAATCTTGGTGTAGATGCTACTCAAATGCAGAAAATTATGACGACTTTACAGCAAGCCGTTGGCAATGATTTGGCAAACAATGCTCAAAGTGTTGTACAGCAATTAAAATAA
- a CDS encoding I78 family peptidase inhibitor: MERYIFIGLVMSLLSACSNNVLNPETSKQVQAQPQEKKVKPPVLGTSQTWDSSFDCDPIKVKNLIGKTGLTEKQVLSMTNARTYRSAYPGEAVTEEFRPDRVTVVIDPKTKRIIASACG; this comes from the coding sequence ATGGAAAGATATATTTTTATAGGACTCGTGATGAGCCTGCTTTCAGCATGTTCAAATAATGTATTAAACCCTGAAACTTCTAAACAAGTTCAAGCGCAGCCACAAGAGAAAAAAGTCAAGCCTCCAGTCCTTGGCACAAGTCAAACATGGGACTCATCTTTTGACTGTGATCCAATTAAAGTTAAAAATCTTATAGGTAAAACTGGCTTAACAGAAAAACAGGTTCTATCGATGACCAATGCTCGAACTTATCGAAGTGCTTACCCAGGAGAAGCGGTAACTGAAGAATTCCGCCCAGATCGAGTTACTGTAGTAATTGATCCAAAAACAAAACGAATAATAGCTAGTGCATGTGGCTAA
- a CDS encoding TetR/AcrR family transcriptional regulator, whose product MPTLETSSKKLQVIHTAIELFNLYGFHNTGVDLIAKESKIPKATFYNYFHSKEQLVERCVSFQKSRLKEEVLAIIYSSRYRTPNDKLKEIIVLHVNFNSLYYLLLKAIFEIKQIYSQAYHMAIEYRKWLLRELFDLVFSLENCTLKPDANMVLNLIDGLMFQILSSKSLEERDVVVGRFFGGKLNK is encoded by the coding sequence ATGCCAACTTTAGAAACATCTTCCAAAAAATTACAGGTTATTCACACTGCAATAGAGCTGTTCAATCTCTATGGATTCCACAATACGGGCGTGGACTTAATTGCTAAAGAATCCAAAATTCCTAAAGCCACTTTTTATAACTACTTTCATTCAAAAGAGCAGCTTGTTGAAAGGTGCGTATCTTTTCAAAAAAGCCGATTGAAAGAAGAGGTGCTGGCAATTATTTATTCAAGCCGTTACCGAACCCCAAACGATAAACTCAAAGAGATTATTGTTTTACATGTCAATTTTAATAGTCTGTACTATCTATTACTTAAAGCCATTTTTGAAATTAAACAGATTTACTCTCAGGCCTACCACATGGCAATTGAGTATAGAAAATGGCTGCTTCGAGAACTTTTTGATTTAGTTTTTAGTTTGGAAAACTGCACACTAAAACCCGATGCCAACATGGTTTTAAACTTAATCGATGGTTTGATGTTTCAGATTTTAAGCTCAAAAAGTTTAGAAGAGAGGGATGTGGTGGTAGGGAGGTTTTTTGGTGGGAAATTAAATAAATAA
- a CDS encoding I78 family peptidase inhibitor: MTFNKFIFLISGFIVLSSIGCATNEPKENPLEVKPKDAYCNPSDAKKLIGQSLPSEEELKARTNAGVVRISHTGQSVRTDLHYDRLSVVINNESKIVYSNCS, encoded by the coding sequence ATGACTTTTAATAAATTTATTTTTCTAATTTCAGGTTTTATTGTTTTAAGTAGCATTGGGTGTGCAACTAATGAACCTAAAGAAAACCCATTAGAGGTAAAGCCGAAAGATGCCTATTGCAATCCCAGTGATGCTAAAAAGCTTATAGGGCAATCTCTTCCGAGTGAGGAAGAATTAAAAGCAAGGACTAATGCGGGAGTGGTACGAATTTCCCATACAGGTCAATCTGTGAGAACAGACTTACATTATGATCGACTGAGTGTTGTGATAAATAATGAATCTAAGATAGTCTATTCGAACTGTAGTTAG
- a CDS encoding TetR/AcrR family transcriptional regulator — protein sequence MSTSSINPTSSYHHGNLREALLINGLQLLESSHGVDFSMRELTRMIGVSPNAVYRHFANKEELLTALAIYGFEQLIEAQAHAIHNATNPKDGFLNSGKEYIYFAIKNPSLFRLMYSQFTVAQDDEKLKSMTNLFYTGMVYAAATAFDAPVDAAQSQTMARLAWGMVHGLSYLIIDGQFSHLSNDELNIMIDNVLETAIAVSGK from the coding sequence GTGTCAACATCGAGCATAAATCCAACTTCTAGCTATCACCATGGTAATTTGAGAGAAGCTTTACTTATTAATGGCTTACAATTATTAGAGTCTAGTCATGGTGTTGATTTTAGTATGCGAGAATTGACCCGCATGATTGGAGTATCCCCAAACGCGGTTTACAGACATTTTGCAAATAAAGAAGAATTACTGACTGCTTTAGCCATCTATGGATTTGAGCAATTAATAGAAGCTCAGGCGCACGCTATTCATAATGCAACCAATCCAAAAGACGGTTTTTTAAACTCAGGGAAAGAATACATATATTTTGCTATTAAAAACCCATCTTTATTTAGACTGATGTATAGCCAGTTTACTGTCGCTCAAGATGATGAAAAATTAAAATCTATGACAAATTTATTCTATACGGGAATGGTATACGCAGCGGCAACAGCATTTGATGCCCCCGTCGATGCTGCACAGAGTCAAACTATGGCAAGATTAGCTTGGGGAATGGTTCATGGTCTAAGCTATTTAATTATTGACGGACAATTTAGTCATTTGAGTAATGATGAACTCAATATCATGATCGATAATGTGCTAGAAACAGCAATAGCTGTATCAGGAAAGTAG